A genome region from Erigeron canadensis isolate Cc75 chromosome 3, C_canadensis_v1, whole genome shotgun sequence includes the following:
- the LOC122592832 gene encoding 60S ribosomal protein L3-like, whose amino-acid sequence MSHRKFEHPRHGSLGFLPRKRAARHRGKVKAFPKDNPTKPCSLTAFLGYKAGMTHIVREVEKPGSKLHKKETCEAVTIIETPPMVAVGLVGYVKTPRGLRSLGTVWAQHLSEDVKRRFYKNWCKSKKCAFKKYSAKYETEAGKKDIQSQLEKMKKYCNVIRVLAHTQIRKMKGLKQKKAHLMEIQVNGGDVAQKVDFGYGFFEKQIPIDAVFQKDEMIDIIGVTKGKGYEGVVTRWGVTRLPRKTHRGLRKVACIGAWHPARVSYTVARAGQNGYHHRTEMNKKIYKLGKAGQESHSALTEFDRTEKDITPMGGFPHYGVVKDDFLMIKGCCVGPKKRVVTLRQSLLNQTSRLALEDIKLKFIDTSSKFGHGRFQTADEKAKFYGRVKA is encoded by the exons ATGTCTCATCGTAAGTTTGAGCATCCAAGACATGGATCTCTGGGGTTTCTTCCTCGGAAAAGAGCTGCTCGTCACAGGGGAAAAG TGAAGGCCTTCCCCAAAGATAATCCCACCAAACCATGTAGTCTAACTGCTTTCTTGGGGTACAAAGCTGGGATGACGCACATTGTTAGAGAAGTCGAAAAGCCTGGGTCAA AACTCCACAAGAAGGAAACATGCGAAGCAGTGACAATCATCGAGACACCCCCAATGGTAGCTGTTGGGTTGGTCGGTTATGTCAAGACTCCACGTGGCCTCCGCAGTCTGGGTACTGTCTGGGCACAACATCTTAGTGAGGATGTTAAAAGGAGATTCTACAAGAATTGGTGCAAGTCAAAGAAGTGTGCCTTCAAGAAGTACTCAGCAAAGTATGAAACCGAAGCTGGAAAGAAGGATATCCAGTCACAGCttgagaaaatgaaaaagtacTGCAATGTTATTCGTGTGTTGGCCCACACACAGATCCGAAAAATGAAAGGTCTGAAGCAAAAAAAGGCTCACCTGATGGAGATTCAAGTGAATGGTGGTGATGTGGCACAAAAAGTTGATTTTGGCTACGGTTTCTTTGAGAAGCAGATCCCTATTGATGCTGTTTTCCAGAAAGATGAAATGATTGACATCATTGGTGTTACTAAAGGCAAGGGTTATGAAGGTGTTGTCACCCGATGGGGTGTCACCCGTCTGCCTCGCAAGACTCATCGTGGGCTTCGTAAGGTTGCTTGTATTGGAGCATGGCATCCAGCCAGAGTTTCCTATACTGTTGCAAGAGCTGGTCAGAATGGATACCATCACAGGACTGAAATGAATAAGAAGATTTATAAACTCGGCAAGGCTGGTCAGGAATCTCATTCCGCTCTTACTGAATTTGACAG GACTGAGAAAGATATAACTCCAATGGGAGGTTTCCCTCATTATGGGGTGGTGAAAGATGATTTTCTGATGATTAAGGGCTGCTGTGTGGGACCAAAGAAACGTGTGGTGACCTTGAGACAGTCGTTGCTGAACCAGACATCAAGACTTGCTTTGGAGGATATTAAACTGAAGTTCATTGATACCTCATCCAAGTTTGGTCATGGTCGTTTCCAGACTGCCGATGAGAAGGCCAAGTTCTACGGACGAGTTAAAGCTTGA